In a single window of the Salvelinus namaycush isolate Seneca chromosome 6, SaNama_1.0, whole genome shotgun sequence genome:
- the asb13a.1 gene encoding ankyrin repeat and SOCS box protein 13a.1, whose protein sequence is MENPAIMEMTAARRSNFGDIGFWADRTALHEAASLGRALQVKQLIEGGASVNMVTVDNITPLHDACIQGHPNCARLLLDAGAQVDVRTIHGSTPLCNACAAGSLDCAKMLLEHGAKVNPSLTALTASPLHEACIKGNADIARLMIAHGALLEAFDLQFGTPLHAACAKEHVDCARVLLKAGAKVNAAKFHETALHHAARVEMVDMIELLVDFGGNVYVTDNDNKKPIDYTKPGSPTEQCLQYYESTPLSLQQLSRVTLRTLLGTRALEVVGQLDISQRTISYILCEGC, encoded by the exons ATGGAAAATCCTGCAATAATGGAAATGACAGCGGCACGGCGTTCGAACTTTGGAGATATTG GGTTTTGGGCAGACCGAACCGCGTTGCATGAGGCTGCGTCCTTAGGCAGGGCTCTTCAAGTGAAACAGCTGATTGAGGGTGGAGCATCTGTAAACATGGTGACAGTAGACAACATCACCCCGCTCCATGATGCCTGCATCCAGGGACATCCAAACTGTGCCCGACTGCTACTAGATGCAGGGGCTCAG GTGGACGTGAGGACCATCCATGGCAGCACTCCTCTCTGTAACGCCTGTGCTGCGGGGAGCCTGGACTGTGCAAAGATGCTGCTGGAACATGGAGCCAAAGTCAACCCCTCCCTCACAGCACTCACTGCCTCTCCCCTGCATGAGGCCTGCATAAAGG GTAATGCAGATATAGCGAGGCTAATGATAGCGCATGGAGCCTTGCTAGAGGCCTTTGACCTCCAGTTCGGTACCCCGCTACATGCTGCCTGTGCCAAGGAACATGTGGACTGTGCCAGGGTGCTGCTCAAAGCAG GTGCCAAGGTGAATGCAGCTAAGTTCCATGAGACGGCTCTCCACCATGCTGCCAGAGTAGAGATGGTGGACATGATTGAGTTACTGGTGGACTTTGGAGGCAACGTGTATGTCACAGACAACGACAACAAAAAGCCCATAGACTACACCAAGCCTGGCTCTCCCACTGAACAATGCTTACAGTATTATGAAA GTACTCCTCTGAGTCTGCAGCAACTTAGCAGAGTGACTCTGAGGACGTTGCTGGGTACCAGAGCTCTGGAGGTCGTAGGTCAACTGGACATATCTCAACGTACCATCAGCTACATTCTCTGTGAGGGGTGCTGA
- the LOC120049918 gene encoding rab GDP dissociation inhibitor beta-like: MNEEYDVIVLGTGLTECILSGIMSVKGKKVLHMDRNSYYGAESASITPLEDLYKRFSLPGAPPESMGKGRDWNVDLIPKFLMANGQLVRMLLITQVTRYLDFKVIEGSFVYKKGSIYKVPSTETEALASSLMGLFEKRRFRKFLVFVANFDENDPKTMEGVDPKKTTMRDVFKKFDLGQDVIDFTGHSLALYRTDEYLDLPCMDSLNRIKLYSESLARYGKSPYLYPLYGLGELPQGFARLSAIYGGTYMLNKPIEEIVMEDGKVVGVKSEGEIARCKQLICDPSYLMDRSTKVGQVIRVICIMNHPIKNTSDANSCQIIIPQNQVNRKHDIYVCMISYTHNVAAQGKYVAIVSTTVETDNPEMEVKPAMDLLEPVEQKFVSISDQYAPSDMGAESQIFMSRTYDATTHFETTCDDIKDIYKRMTGTEFDFAEMERKKNDIFGDAADQ; this comes from the exons ATGAATGAAGAATACGACGTTATCGTGCTGGGTACCGGACTGACG GAATGCATACTGTCAGGGATCATGTCGGTGAAGGGGAAGAAGGTTCTGCACATGGACCGGAACTCCTACTACGGGGCAGAGAGTGCCTCCATCACTCCCCTGGAGGAT CTGTATAAACGCTTCAGTCTCCCAGGCGCCCCACCGGAGTCCATGGGAAAAGGCCGGGACTGGAATGTGGACCTCATCCCGAAGTTCCTCATGGCCAACG GTCAGTTGGTCCGCATGCTGCTGATCACACAGGTGACGCGCTACCTGGACTTCAAGGTGATCGAAGGCAGCTTCGTCTACAAGAAGGGCAGCATCTACAAAGTGCCCTCCACCGAGACCGAGGCCCTGGCATCCA GTCTGATGGGGCTGTTTGAGAAACGGCGCTTCAGGAAGTTCCTGGTTTTCGTGGCTAACTTTGACGAAAACGACCCCAAGACCATGGAGGGCGTGGACCCCAAAAAGACGACGATGAGGGACGTGTTCAAGAAGTTTGACCTGGGCCAGGACGTCATCGACTTCACAGGACACTCCCTCGCCCTCTACCGGACAGACGA GTACCTGGACCTGCCTTGCATGGACTCGCTAAACAGGATCAAGCTGTACAGTGAGTCTCTGGCCAGATATGGCAAGAGTCCgtacctctaccccctctacgGCCTGGGGGAGCTGCCCCAAGGGTTCGCCAG ACTAAGTGCTATCTACGGAGGAACCTACATGCTGAACAAGCCCATTGAGGAGATCGTCATGGAGGATGGAAAAGTAGTGGGAGTCAAGTCTGAGGGAGAG ATCGCCCGCTGTAAGCAGCTGATCTGCGATCCCAGCTATCTAATGGACCGCAGCACCAAGGTCGGTCAGGTGATCCGGGTCATCTGCATCATGAACCACCCCATCAAGAACACCAGCGACGCCAACTCCTGCCAGATCATCATCCCCCAGAACCAGGTCAACAGGAAGCACG atATCTACGTGTGCATGATCTCCTATACTCATAATGTGGCAGCACAGGGGAAGTATGTGGCCATCGTCAGCACCACGGTGGAGACGGACAACCCTGAGATGGAGGTCAAACCAGCCATGGACCTGCTGGAGCCTGTCGAGCAGAA gtttgtGAGCATCAGTGACCAGTACGCACCATCTGACATGGGTGCTGAAAGCCAG ATCTTCATGTCCCGTACCTACGATGCTACCACCCACTTCGAGACCACCTGCGACGACATCAAGGACATCTACAAGCGGATGACGGGTACAGAATTTGACTTTGCAGAGATGGAGCGCAAGAAGAACGACATCTTCGGCGACGCAGCTGACCAGTAG